The DNA region ttttctacaaagtgcaataaatgtttacatgcaagtAAAGTAAAGCCTCATATGAGTTGTCATAATTATTTAAACAGCACATGATGGAAATAAAAATCAAAGACAGGGTTTTCCTCCTTGTATGAAAATATCAGTGGCGGCacgtgactgctcttccaagGGGAGCAAATTAAAAATAGGTTTTCggggtgtcatgtgtgttgctcgtgttttccatgtgcatcacgtgttttgttaaaatagttgcctgctgcacacgcgtcaaaaccgtttataatTAAAGAGAGgttcacgttcacaaaatacatgcaagacactcccttaacagtaaactctgattacgcatgagattatgcgagtatctggcaaacacgagcaTCTCTTTTGTCATAAatcctttagacgcgtctgcagcaggcacttattttgacaagacacataggttcactcgacgtgccgaacacatattttgaaattacgaaccatgCAGAGAAGAAAAGTCCGCACACAGTAATCCAAATAATGTCAAACATTTATTCTGTGCCAAAATAATCCAGTGGCCAAAGATGCAGAAATACAAACGTTTCGGGCTTACATTGATGACGGGCTAAGCCCGAAACGTTTGTATTTCTGCATCTTTGGCCACTGTGTGCGGACTTTTCTCCTCTGCATTGATCTAAAATTATTTTTGGAGTTACGCACCGGAGTAACCACTGTATTGGACTAGAGGCGCGGACGCCATCCCTTCACACGTGAAATTATGAACCACACACACAACGttctacatacatgttgtgacaaactttgcatcaagcgccctcgaaaaaaaagTCGCTGGCCTCTACAACATGCAAGCTGGTTGGAAAGCTTAAGTCTGACCTAAGTGTACATTTCTGGTCAATCATCTGTTGCAAAGAAGAAGGGCCATATCAGACCATACTGACATTGACGGTTTTGTCTTATCCCATATCCCGCTAGGGGGAAAAATACTGATATTTTCCAAAACTCTATATACCGTCCAGTCCTAGTTTGCATGTTATGTTAAAATATTCAAACTGTTAGAGCAAtcaaaactttgttttaaaaagCTATTAATTTCATAAgtttgcattaacatgtaatcaattGGGAAtaagataaagcatatttggcatgCTGTCTGAGCTCAGAATTTTagcccaaacaaaaaaaatgtaacccCCTCTTTAACTGGGATAGATGAACAAGCTGAGAGTAAGGCGATGGGGTGGAgtagggatgctgcaaaaactgTCATGGGACAGAGGTGAGAGACAGCTATATATAGACACCTCTTTgcgctgattggttggattacatGACCATTCTCCCCCagaacttagttaaataaacttcatttaaaagatagatacactgtaaaaaaaattgcagcacgaattaaaacaacttggttttgcaagttcAATCccttttttaaaggaatagtccattttcttaaaagaaaaatccagataatttactcaccaccatgtcatccaaaatgttgatgcctttctttgttcagtcgagaagaaattatgttttttgaggaaaacattgcaggatttttctcattttaatggactttaatagagcccaacatttaatactgatctcaacacttaacagtttttttcaacggagtttcaaaggactgtaaacgatcccaaacgaggcataagggtcttatctagcgaaaagattgccatttttgacaagaaaaataaaaaatatgcacttttaaaccacaactttttgtctaggtccagtccagcgtgacctaacgtaaatgcatagtgacgtagggaggtcacgtgttacatatataaaacgcacatttgcggaccattgtaaacaataaactgacacaaatacattacTTAGTATCAgttcacatacaacaatgtaggaacggtcctctttctcaacacttgtaaacactggggcggagtttcgcgttcgtcctctgtgacctcttgatgtcatgacatattgcgtggggtcacgctggcgcatcacgaccggatctagacaagacgttgtgctttaaaagtgcatattttttatttttcttgtcaaaaatgacaatcgttttgctagataacaccctaatgcctcgtttgggatcgtttagagtcctttgaaactccgttgaaaaaactgttaagtgttgagttaagtattaaatgttgggctttattaaagtccattaaaatgagaaaaaatctgcaacgttttcctcaaaaaacataatttcttctcgactgaacaaagaaagacatcaacattttggatgacatggtggtgagtaaattatctggatttttcttttaagaaaattgactattcctttaagttttggctaaaaaaagttgacataacttatacattcaagttgaaattatttaactacattttttaagaaaaagttacataaaaatatgtgttgatttgacaaaaatgctgcatatttacACTATTGCAGTGTACATTTGGCAAGTTTGGGGATCTTGATACTAGaggatttttcttaaaaaaagacGCAATGACATGAGAAGTGTTGTAATACAAGGGAATGGAATCCTCTAGAATCTTTGTATTACAACACTTCTCACATTATTGCGTCTTATTTGTTGATGAGTCGTTTCGTAGTCTTCCTTTTTGGTCGATTTGGTTACATTTCTgcaacatttaaaatgtaatgatCAGAATGAAATGTTCCCCTTATGGCACATAACAAGACATGTTCCAATTTCAAATAATtacaaaatacatatttatacgtacaaaataaaagtttatctATATCATTTCTAttacaaattttaaaaaatatatataattgagCATTTAATTGCATTAACAAGCTTTCTTTAtgttaaaaacaattaaaaccatAACAGTATGATTTAATGATtattaaataacacatttattCATCATTTCATTATGTGAGGATATAAACGGGTTTAAATCTGAAtccaaataaagtaaaaaaaaaaacacacatttgagCCTCTAAGGGCTTGATTTAGCAAAATGATGCATTTGAATACAAATATTACAGTAAGtaattagtattttttttttattataaaatgttatcaATAACAAAAGCTTATAATCCATGATCATCCCCTTGAAATGGAATCCGGTGACCTGGAGATGGTAGCTGTGTCCCAtttcaagggctgcgacctcAAAAGGCTATAGCACTCGGCCCACCGTGCCTGTCAGCGGGACATAGCGGAgacatttctgacttattaaaataaatatggaaccaaaaaaatatacatttattttagaaaatatgacacgatTAAACTAACCATCtgtatatcaaattaatcaaccttagaaatatacgaaacataaacagaataattttaataaaaaacataacttataaaacagtgacaagaaacttttttctgctaaatacacaattttatttaataaaggttttaatggtttatttaaaaaatccagCCATTATATTCAGCCGCTACAGGCGCgcaatgaatcttgggatagcctAGGATTTGACGGAGAAATAAGGACACACTTTGAGGCTTCATTTTAAGCATCCTTCAAATTGACCTTCTGACCTTCAATCGCGCTGCTGTGACACAATCAATCGGTCTTAGcatcaggggcgtcagtttgtgttgaaaagtgatggggacaaaagatcagatgaaaaaaacattacagcaagatgggaaaaatattgaagaatggtgcatcaaaaatgggcataacgTAGGCCACACTGCTAAAAatattacttagtatttttgtcttgttttcagtaaaaatatctaaacattcttaaatcaagatgtattttactgATGAGCagaatgacctaagaaaataagtcttgtttttagaccaaaaatatcaaatttaagtgattttgtgcataaaacaagcaaaaaatcattttcaatgggttatatttttatattaatattttttatagtatatttttcttgaatttttcttgaatttagtgtttaagaaaaattttcaatattttttgcttaccccagtggcagatttttttgcttgttttatgcacaaaatcacttaaatttgatatttttggtatattttcttgtgtagttttgctcatcaagaaaaactatcttaatttaagaattttttgatattttgctgaaaacaggacaaaaatactaagaattttttttcttgaattttttttgcaaaaaaatattttcaagaaaaaaaatcttagtatttttgtcttgttttcagtaaaaatatctaaaaattcttacatttaaagcattgcatgttttatttttttgcaaataaacttttaacattTCTTGGTTcacttgatttttcagaacattttaaccaaatgcttccaaaaagtggtggggacttAATcaaccatttcaaaaagtggtggggacatgtccccagcgtccccagtgtaaatgacacctatgcttAGCATACATCCCTAGAAGGTCACAGCCTTCGAAATGGGACACAACCAGTGTATCGTGATTACTGGTTAGATATGTGTTATGTTATGATGTAAAAAGTCTAAATAAATTGGTTTGATATCACATCTGAATAAAGACCCCTGAAGAATGCAATTTGCTGTAGAGTCACCTAATCTGTTTTGAATAAGTATATTCTCTGTAACTCTTACTGCCAAAGTAGTGATATATACATCACATAGTCCTCTGGAGTATCCAGTTACCTTAGTGTCCTGTCTTCGAGCACTGCTTTACTGAGGAGCCAAGTCTATCCGCGAGAAGAAACGGGCTGAGGTGGCAATACTGGaaacaggaaaaataaataaatgtgacatGAATAGTCAATAATGAACCTGTAAGGACTTTCATGTATGGacaaaattgaaaataaataaacacgaTAACAAAGAGAGACTTTTATCATGGGGTATTTTTAATCATATCAAACATGTAATCGAACACATCAGATTTACCTGTGGGTTGTCAGATAAGTTTGGGTCTGGAGTGTCTAACATCACGATACTAAAGTCAGCAGAGAAACGCGTGTGCTGGAGGACTGCAGCCATCTCTGCACTCACCTCCACTGGAACATCTGTCTGCACACAACAACATCAAGCCGATCTGAACACTGTATTACAGAAAGTCATGCCTAGCAgcaaataaactttattttttatttttttgacctGCCTTACCTGGAAAGTATGAGATGCATCAAACTCAAAATAGTCAGCGCAGTCAGGCACGGTGCCTTTATAAGTCACAAGTGCTCTTGTGTTGAGGGAATGTTGAGGCAATTTAAAGATCCGGTAAGTTCCAGATGCGTATTTAACATCACCTAAACCGAAACATCTCAGGTTACAGCACTGTAGATCGTACAGATCAACTCTATAATATGCCTATCAAATAGGTTACCTATCTTTTTCTGAAGTTCTGGGTTGTGAACCACAATGTGACTTCCTGCAACCAGGTGAGGAGCGCTGAACCCCGTCTCCTTCATCAGAGTGATGAGATCCTGCCAGTAGAGGGCGCCAGCCATTCCCTCACCTGATAATAAAATGCAGTGGTTTAGATCCACTTCTTATGTAATCCCTAGGGCCACACCGATTGCATGCTTGCATTCATTTCACATGTTTATTAGAAGTGTGCAATAAAATTTAAAGGCAAATTTTTTGCATCTGTGTGAACACATTAAGATCCAAAATGCTACAATGGTTAAGTCCTATTAGACCACAATAATAAAGTTGTAACAGATAAGGCAATTTAAATTGGTAAAAACAAGAAGAAAACTGTGTTTACCCCACAAAACTGGATCTTCCTTGAAAGAGTCTGGAACAACTTGGTTTGCATACATGTCACTATAATACAACTCTCCACCCTCCTATGGGATAATTCAGATGTTAAGCATCATCCAAAAATAGACTTTAAGGGTTATTTAtagtataaataaaattatagggcatagaaatgtatttgtagtGTTGTGGTGGAAAAACTGACCTTAAGAACTTTGTACGCTTCCCTTATCACAGTTTTCTTATCTGGGCATAGACATATCACACAATTTGACCtgaaaaacaaaaccaaaagttctgcaagtacaacaagcaaaatctaatgataaaataaattgtGATAAATATGTTATATATCTGCAAAAGTGCATACACAACTACATCCAAGGAGTTGTTCTGTATCCCTGCATCACTGAGATTCTCCATGTATCCTTTCACAAACACAGTGTTTGGTTTAAAGTATCCAAACTTCTCCTGGTGGTACTGGACATATTTCTGTGAGGCAACTATCTAATGAAATAAACACAGATGTtattgaaattgtttttttacctaaaaaaaaatcttctacTCAAACTATGACGTACCATCTCGTCTGTCATGTCCAATCCAATGACTTGACCCCTCTCTCCCACCAGTTTACTTAGGACATAGCAATCTCTGCCTGATCCACTACCCAGATCAAGAACTTTACATCCCTCCAGTTTCTCTGGAACCACTAGACCGCAACCAAAATACCTGCAAAACAgatttacacactgcacttaATCAAAGTCAACTTTAATGTCAATACAAACACAGTCACATTGTTTTACCTCTTGCACACATCTGGGTGGACTTGTTTTAAGGCTTCACATGCACTTTTGGGCATCGGCCTGCAAGGCATGACGCATGCAGCATTGGTCTGCAAGTCCTCTGAAGTTTCCAGGCGTGAGCCATAATAATTCTGTAAGACATTTtcttttatgcatttgacagatgctaCTGTAAGTCTGCTATTATTTTCACAGCAGCAGTGCAATTGTCATCATAAATGGCAGATTTCTGTTGTATTGAGATTACCATTGGTaaaatatggttttactacactaagtGGTTTaaccattattttatttttttgttgcaTGGTTTAGGGGTTTAAACAGTAGGGttacccttatgaaaattaaccatggttttactacagttaaacaattaaacaaacaaaaaaatggttactgtagtaaaaacatggttttgccaatagtaaaaaaaacataattactACAATTTTaacaccaaaaaaaaacatctaaacAGAAAATAGGTCAAGTGATTTAAGAGCACGTATATGTAATCTCGGTGCAAGCAGTATACAGTACCATCCAGGTATTTCTCAcatacttgaaaacaaagattACTAATGTATTATAGCATTTAATATAGAAAAAGTTATGTTTCAGTTCAGTTTGTGACAGCTTGACTTACCTTTACGTTGTCATGTACAGCAGTAGACATGTTTGTAGATTGTAGTTTTCGTTGTAGTACAGCCAAAGTCCAGACAAACTTGCTTGCGTAACACTTCACGTGAAACCGAACAGCATAGATGTAGGTTTTGCAAACCGCTTTGTTTGAACCGCTACAGTTAATATATCGGGTAATGATGACTTGGCTCTATATAGTTAAAGTCTCTTCAAAAATGCACCTACTACACTAATTTACGAAAACAAAAGCAGTACACtctaattagggcccgagcaccgaggtgCGAGGACCCTATTGTCCTTTCAGGAGTTATTATAATGCAGTCTTATATTCTTGTCATGTGTTACGTAGACCACCAGTGATCCCCAACCTTTTTCATTTTAAGGCCCCTTAGTTGCCCACAACATTTAAAGGCCCCCTGCTCTACattttttccacataaaattaaataGACTTGGAATGACTAGACAGATGCATATTCATACTAAATGGCTACTAAAATAAGAAACATCttgatttttgcttgttttaacttattttaataattttaagtcatcttgaggccccCTTGGAAATCTGCCAAGGCCCCGTTTGGCCCCCAACCACCTGTTTGGGAAACTCTGACATAGGCTTCTCACTGATCTCTTGGATGTAAAACAAGTGTGATTAGGCCACTTTAAATAATTCATCccctgttaaaaaaaaatccagaatgaagttaaaacaactttttttcaaGTCAATTCAATTTACTCTTTTAAGTCTTGGCTTGTGATAAGTTCCCATAAcctataaaatcaagttgaaaatgtttaactttttttgttgtaagttaaagtaacataaaaattcatgttgatttgacaaaaatgctgtgtttttt from Paramisgurnus dabryanus chromosome 8, PD_genome_1.1, whole genome shotgun sequence includes:
- the LOC135770959 gene encoding arsenite methyltransferase, translated to MSTAVHDNVKNYYGSRLETSEDLQTNAACVMPCRPMPKSACEALKQVHPDVCKRYFGCGLVVPEKLEGCKVLDLGSGSGRDCYVLSKLVGERGQVIGLDMTDEMIVASQKYVQYHQEKFGYFKPNTVFVKGYMENLSDAGIQNNSLDVVVSNCVICLCPDKKTVIREAYKVLKEGGELYYSDMYANQVVPDSFKEDPVLWGEGMAGALYWQDLITLMKETGFSAPHLVAGSHIVVHNPELQKKIGDVKYASGTYRIFKLPQHSLNTRALVTYKGTVPDCADYFEFDASHTFQTDVPVEVSAEMAAVLQHTRFSADFSIVMLDTPDPNLSDNPQYCHLSPFLLADRLGSSVKQCSKTGH